In a single window of the Lynx canadensis isolate LIC74 chromosome E2, mLynCan4.pri.v2, whole genome shotgun sequence genome:
- the ZNF575 gene encoding zinc finger protein 575, producing MLERDAESAAGDTDPSPTGKEPITKGGAPHQGSPQKPSQSVPGPATSAGAPSRPRRRPPPQRPHRCPDCDKAFSYPSKLATHRLAHGGARPHPCPDCPKAFSYPSKLAAHRLTHSGARPHPCPHCPKAFGHRSKLAAHLWTHAPARPYPCPDCPKSFCYPSKLAAHRHTHHATDARPYPCPHCPKAFSFPSKLAAHRLCHDPPTAPGSQATARHRCSSCDQAFGQRRLLLLHQRSHHQAESQGERE from the exons ATGCTGGAACGAGATGCGGAGTCCGCGGCCGGGGACACGGATCCTAGTCCCACCGGCAAGGAACCTATAACCAAAGGAGGAG CTCCCCACCAGGGCTCGCCGCAGAAGCCCAGCCAGTCGGTTCCCGGGCCTGCCACGTCCGCGGGGGCGCCTTCTCGACCCCGCCGGCGGCCCCCGCCCCAGCGCCCGCACCGCTGCCCCGACTGTGACAAGGCCTTCTCGTACCCGTCCAAGCTGGCCACGCACCGGCTGGCACATGGCGGCGCCCGCCCGCATCCGTGCCCCGATTGCCCCAAGGCCTTCTCCTACCCCTCCAAGCTGGCAGCTCACCGCCTCACGCACAGTGGTGCCCGCCCACACCCGTGCCCACACTGCCCCAAAGCCTTTGGCCACCGCTCCAAGCTGGCCGCCCACCTCTGGACCCATGCGCCTGCCCGCCCCTACCCGTGCCCGGACTGCCCCAAGTCCTTCTGCTACCCCTCCAAGCTCGCAGCCCACCGCCACACCCACCACGCCACCGACGCCCGCCCTTATCCTTGCCCGCACTGCCCCAaggctttttccttcccctccaaacTGGCCGCCCATCGCCTGTGTCATGACCCCCCCACGGCGCCGGGCAGCCAGGCCACGGCCCGGCATCGCTGCTCCAGCTGCGATCAGGCCTTTGGCCAAAGACGCCTCCTGCTCCTTCACCAACGCAGCCACCACCAGGCTGAGAGCCAGGGCGAGCGCGAGTGA